A window from Drosophila willistoni isolate 14030-0811.24 chromosome XR unlocalized genomic scaffold, UCI_dwil_1.1 Seg143, whole genome shotgun sequence encodes these proteins:
- the LOC6645572 gene encoding uncharacterized protein LOC6645572, which translates to MAIPFYEDDNVDTTTTASLEASTEITDGDQVDGPAVAIFQPSSYDEVDFEGPPTQATPPTPSTTSNTNTSTGIGSGTGATSEVPATTEEQLLAWKMLALTMCKVLKQFYLQQIQQQQQDQQQQTGNGKPSKLIATVHIQPPQAQ; encoded by the coding sequence ATGGCTATACCATTCTATGAAGATGACAACGTTGACACGACGACGACAGCGAGTTTGGAGGCATCGACGGAAATTACCGACGGGGATCAAGTAGATGGTCCTGCAGTGGCCATCTTTCAGCCAAGTAGCTACGACGAGGTCGACTTTGAAGGGCCGCCAACACAAGCGACACCACCAACACCATCAACAACATCAAACACAAATACTAGTACTGGAATAGGGTCAGGAACAGGAGCAACAAGTGAGGTGCCAGCAACAACTGAAGAGCAATTGCTCGCCTGGAAAATGTTGGCCCTAACAATGTGCAAGGTCCTTAAGCAATTCTATTTGCAACAAatacaacagcagcaacaggatcaacagcaacagacgGGAAATGGGAAACCCAGCAAACTGATAGCAACAGTGCATATTCAACCGCCACAGGCGCAGTAA